Proteins from one Chrysiogenes arsenatis DSM 11915 genomic window:
- the prfB gene encoding peptide chain release factor 2 (programmed frameshift), with protein sequence MLEHHASTLNALNEKIAFFRGAFDITAKEERLAEIVPMMEDPKFWSNQELAQKILREDKMLKNALEGFRALRGRCDDAFVHYEFAQEDESFTEEFLTHLHKLEKEVQEYELTVLLSGEQDPSNAYVTINAGAGGTESQDWASMLYRMYTRWAERHKFKITILEYQEGEEAGMKSATLFIQGLYAYGYLKAETGVHRLVRISPFDSNARRHTSFASIFVSPEVDDDIEIDINESDLKIDTYRSGGAGGQHVNTTDSAVRITHMPTGLVTQCQNERSQHQNKEQAMKMLRAKLYEYELAIKTAALREVEDSKKEIGWGSQIRSYVLHPYKMVKDLRTRHESGNPDSVLDGAIDDFIKAYLQWMSTGGKTVTEFENDE encoded by the exons ATGCTTGAACATCATGCCTCAACCTTGAACGCCCTGAATGAAAAAATTGCTTTTTTCCGG GGTGCCTTTGACATAACAGCAAAAGAAGAGCGACTCGCCGAAATCGTTCCAATGATGGAAGATCCGAAATTCTGGAGCAATCAGGAACTGGCGCAGAAAATTCTACGCGAAGACAAAATGCTAAAAAATGCTCTCGAAGGATTCCGCGCACTTCGCGGTCGCTGTGACGATGCTTTCGTCCATTACGAATTCGCCCAAGAAGATGAAAGTTTTACCGAAGAGTTCTTAACACACCTTCATAAGCTGGAAAAAGAAGTTCAAGAATATGAACTTACCGTCTTACTCTCAGGCGAACAAGATCCGTCAAATGCCTATGTGACCATTAACGCTGGCGCTGGAGGAACCGAAAGCCAAGATTGGGCAAGCATGCTGTACCGCATGTATACCCGCTGGGCGGAGCGGCATAAATTCAAAATTACTATTCTCGAATATCAAGAAGGCGAAGAAGCGGGAATGAAAAGCGCCACGCTCTTTATTCAGGGACTCTATGCGTATGGGTATTTAAAAGCTGAAACCGGAGTCCATCGACTCGTACGAATTTCTCCTTTTGACTCCAATGCGCGTCGCCACACCTCATTCGCATCAATATTTGTCAGCCCCGAAGTTGACGACGACATCGAAATTGATATTAATGAATCTGACCTGAAAATTGACACATACCGCTCAGGCGGTGCTGGCGGGCAGCATGTCAATACAACCGACTCTGCCGTGCGCATTACCCACATGCCGACCGGATTGGTGACACAATGTCAAAATGAACGCAGCCAGCACCAAAATAAAGAACAAGCCATGAAAATGCTCCGCGCCAAGCTCTATGAATATGAGCTAGCGATCAAAACGGCCGCGTTACGTGAAGTAGAAGATAGCAAAAAAGAAATCGGCTGGGGCTCTCAAATCCGCAGCTACGTGCTCCACCCGTATAAAATGGTCAAAGATCTTCGCACGCGGCATGAATCAGGCAATCCAGATAGCGTACTTGACGGAGCTATAGACGATTTTATTAAGGCCTACCTGCAGTGGATGTCTACTGGAGGCAAAACAGTGACGGAGTTTGAGAACGACGAATAA
- a CDS encoding FeoB-associated Cys-rich membrane protein, with translation MKTLDILIVLGAIAVAVVYLVQRARAKKEEPPKNCGSSCSGKDNCSSGGCH, from the coding sequence TTGAAAACACTCGACATACTCATTGTTCTTGGCGCTATCGCCGTTGCTGTCGTTTATCTCGTGCAACGTGCACGAGCAAAAAAAGAAGAGCCACCCAAGAACTGTGGCTCAAGCTGTTCCGGCAAAGACAACTGCTCATCCGGCGGGTGTCACTAA
- the purS gene encoding phosphoribosylformylglycinamidine synthase subunit PurS has translation MLAKVYVTLKNGVLDPQGKAILGSLHAMDFQSARDVRVGKYLEIEVNGTDPELVRSEVAEMAKKLLANTVIENYRIELVNG, from the coding sequence ATGCTTGCCAAGGTATATGTTACGTTGAAAAATGGCGTCCTTGATCCTCAAGGAAAAGCGATTCTCGGGTCACTCCATGCTATGGATTTTCAGAGCGCCCGCGATGTTCGCGTCGGGAAGTATCTCGAAATTGAAGTGAATGGCACGGATCCCGAATTGGTGCGGAGCGAAGTGGCTGAGATGGCGAAAAAACTCCTCGCCAATACGGTCATCGAAAACTATCGCATTGAACTGGTGAATGGATGA
- the purQ gene encoding phosphoribosylformylglycinamidine synthase subunit PurQ, with product MKAGVIVFPGSNCDHDCYHALKHVLGVETVFIWHKEGSLGDVDAVVVPGGFSYGDYLRCGAIAKNSPVMRDVIRFAGEGRPVVGICNGFQVLTESGLLPGALMRNRHLKFLCKSVQLRVENAATCFTARYQQGQVIDIPIAHHDGNYYADAATLDTMEENQQVAFRYVDNPNGSMSDIAGVLNKRKNVLGMMPHPERVVESLLGGTDGLPLFTALKEHVVGA from the coding sequence ATGAAGGCCGGTGTCATTGTTTTTCCCGGATCGAATTGCGACCACGATTGCTACCACGCGCTAAAGCATGTGCTCGGCGTTGAAACGGTCTTTATCTGGCACAAAGAGGGGTCACTTGGCGATGTCGATGCCGTAGTGGTTCCCGGTGGTTTCAGTTACGGCGACTATCTGCGTTGCGGCGCGATTGCGAAAAACTCTCCCGTCATGCGCGATGTTATCCGCTTCGCGGGCGAAGGGCGACCCGTTGTTGGTATCTGCAACGGCTTCCAGGTATTGACCGAAAGCGGCCTTTTGCCGGGTGCCTTGATGCGCAATCGTCATCTGAAGTTTCTTTGCAAATCCGTGCAATTGCGGGTGGAAAATGCAGCAACGTGCTTTACCGCTCGTTACCAACAGGGGCAAGTGATTGATATTCCGATTGCACACCATGATGGGAATTATTATGCGGATGCCGCAACGCTTGACACCATGGAAGAAAACCAACAGGTAGCTTTCCGTTATGTGGATAACCCCAATGGCTCGATGAGCGACATTGCCGGCGTCCTGAACAAGCGCAAAAACGTGCTGGGGATGATGCCGCACCCAGAGCGGGTTGTCGAGTCGTTGCTTGGTGGCACTGATGGTTTGCCTCTCTTTACCGCACTCAAAGAACACGTGGTGGGCGCATGA
- the purL gene encoding phosphoribosylformylglycinamidine synthase subunit PurL has product MTQKTMVVGPELAREFGLKGDEYQKALDIMGRVPTLTELGIFSVMWSEHCSYKSSKIHLRGFPTEAPWVVQGPGENAGIIDIGDDECVAFKIESHNHPSFIEPLQGAATGVGGILRDVFTMGARPIAAMNSLRFGELDTAKNRYLLSGVVNGIAWYGNCFGVPTVAGEVYFDDQYSTNPLVNAFALGYVKKDKIYYGNAKGVGNPVMYVGAKTGRDGIHGATMASADFDENSEEKRPTVQVGDPFTEKLLLEACLELMQTEYIVGIQDMGAAGLTSSSFEMAARAGSGIEMWLDRIPCRETAMTPYEMMLSESQERMLMVVHPGCEEQVRAIFAKWDLDAEVVGKVTDDGRMRLLFHGETVADLPIEPLVDAAPLYDRPTQRGAYLDEVQGFDFATVAEPEDCGVVLQRLLGQSTICSKEWIYSQYDHQVRTNSVFVPGSDAALVRIKGGSKGVAMTTDCNSRYCYLNPYEGGKATVAEGARNIACTGAKPLAISDCLNFGNPEKPETMYQFVECVRGIKEACRELGIPVISGNVSLYNETAGQGAIYPTPTVSTVGLIKDIENRVPSAFQQCGDVVYLLGTNRDELGGSEYIKMTLGKIIGDAPKVDLSEAKQLVEVLQQLAQAKVLQSAHDCAEGGLAVALAECGINACGGAMGASVNLAGGIRTDAILFGETHSRVVVSVAPEQVARFESLIAGQYPCARIGVTGGTALNISIERTPVVAVPIDRLAYTYRYALRERMGV; this is encoded by the coding sequence ATGACACAAAAAACAATGGTAGTGGGGCCAGAACTGGCTCGCGAATTTGGATTAAAGGGCGATGAATACCAAAAGGCGCTCGACATAATGGGTCGCGTCCCAACACTGACGGAACTCGGTATTTTCAGCGTTATGTGGAGCGAGCACTGCTCCTATAAATCGAGCAAAATTCATTTGCGTGGCTTTCCCACGGAAGCGCCTTGGGTCGTTCAGGGGCCAGGCGAAAACGCGGGCATCATTGATATTGGTGATGATGAGTGCGTGGCGTTTAAAATTGAATCGCATAATCACCCTTCGTTTATCGAGCCATTGCAAGGTGCTGCGACCGGTGTTGGCGGGATTTTACGCGATGTCTTTACTATGGGCGCGCGGCCAATAGCGGCGATGAACTCGCTCCGCTTTGGCGAACTCGACACGGCGAAAAACCGCTACTTACTGAGCGGAGTCGTCAACGGGATTGCGTGGTACGGCAACTGTTTTGGTGTGCCGACGGTGGCTGGCGAAGTCTACTTTGATGACCAATACAGCACCAACCCCCTCGTAAACGCATTTGCCCTTGGATATGTCAAAAAAGACAAAATCTACTACGGCAATGCCAAAGGGGTTGGCAATCCGGTGATGTACGTCGGCGCGAAAACAGGGCGCGACGGTATTCATGGCGCGACGATGGCGTCAGCCGACTTTGATGAGAACTCTGAAGAGAAACGTCCGACGGTTCAAGTTGGCGATCCTTTCACCGAAAAACTTCTCCTCGAAGCCTGTCTTGAGTTGATGCAGACGGAGTATATCGTCGGGATTCAAGATATGGGAGCGGCAGGGTTGACCTCCAGCTCTTTTGAAATGGCAGCGCGCGCGGGCAGTGGCATAGAGATGTGGCTCGACCGCATCCCTTGCCGTGAAACCGCAATGACGCCGTATGAAATGATGCTTTCCGAATCGCAAGAACGGATGCTCATGGTTGTGCACCCCGGTTGTGAAGAACAGGTACGTGCGATTTTTGCCAAGTGGGATCTCGATGCCGAAGTGGTAGGGAAAGTGACCGATGATGGGAGAATGCGCCTCCTTTTCCACGGCGAAACCGTGGCCGACCTTCCCATTGAACCGCTCGTTGATGCCGCTCCGCTCTACGATCGCCCAACCCAGCGCGGAGCGTATCTTGACGAGGTGCAAGGTTTTGACTTTGCCACGGTTGCCGAGCCAGAGGATTGTGGCGTCGTCCTCCAACGCTTGTTAGGTCAATCGACCATCTGCTCGAAAGAGTGGATCTACTCGCAGTACGATCATCAAGTGCGCACGAATTCCGTTTTTGTGCCAGGCTCCGATGCGGCGCTGGTGCGGATTAAAGGCGGCAGCAAAGGGGTCGCGATGACGACGGACTGCAATAGCCGCTATTGCTACCTGAACCCGTATGAGGGTGGCAAGGCGACCGTGGCCGAAGGGGCGCGTAACATTGCCTGTACGGGTGCAAAGCCGCTCGCTATCTCCGATTGCCTCAACTTTGGGAATCCGGAAAAACCGGAAACCATGTACCAGTTCGTGGAGTGCGTGCGTGGCATTAAAGAGGCCTGTCGTGAGCTGGGCATTCCTGTGATCAGCGGCAACGTGTCGCTCTATAACGAAACGGCTGGTCAGGGCGCTATCTATCCTACGCCAACGGTTTCGACGGTTGGTTTGATAAAAGATATCGAAAACCGCGTCCCTTCTGCGTTCCAACAGTGTGGAGATGTTGTGTACTTGCTGGGGACGAATCGCGATGAACTCGGCGGATCGGAATATATCAAGATGACGCTCGGGAAAATCATTGGTGATGCGCCGAAAGTTGACTTGAGCGAAGCCAAGCAGTTGGTCGAAGTGTTGCAGCAACTCGCACAAGCCAAAGTGCTGCAGAGTGCGCATGACTGTGCCGAAGGCGGTTTGGCGGTTGCCCTGGCAGAGTGCGGCATCAATGCTTGTGGCGGCGCGATGGGTGCCAGCGTAAATCTTGCAGGTGGCATCCGCACCGATGCAATTCTTTTCGGCGAAACACATTCACGTGTCGTCGTGAGCGTGGCACCAGAGCAGGTTGCCCGTTTTGAATCGTTGATTGCGGGTCAGTATCCTTGTGCGCGCATCGGGGTTACTGGGGGAACGGCGCTCAACATCAGCATTGAGCGTACGCCTGTAGTGGCGGTGCCGATTGATCGGTTGGCGTATACCTACCGGTATGCGCTGAGAGAGCGCATGGGAGTGTAA
- the cutA gene encoding divalent-cation tolerance protein CutA, producing the protein MNVVLGYITTPDVDCAMSIAQQLVSQKLVACANIIPSVTSVYEWNGQIQHDSEAILLVKTTAESQCAVAEAVCAVHPYECPAILFYPSSGGFPPYLDWVACQTIRAT; encoded by the coding sequence ATGAATGTTGTTCTTGGGTATATCACCACGCCTGATGTCGACTGCGCAATGAGTATAGCGCAACAGCTTGTTTCGCAAAAGTTAGTGGCCTGCGCGAATATCATTCCTTCAGTCACTTCGGTGTACGAATGGAATGGCCAGATTCAGCACGATTCGGAAGCGATTTTGCTGGTGAAAACCACTGCAGAGTCTCAATGTGCGGTGGCAGAGGCTGTGTGTGCCGTTCATCCGTACGAGTGTCCCGCTATCCTTTTTTATCCTTCGTCAGGCGGATTTCCGCCATATCTTGACTGGGTTGCGTGCCAAACTATTCGCGCGACGTAA
- a CDS encoding fused response regulator/phosphatase gives MLNPSYADYHFSEDFFIESFSNQTQSTALLKSITPDTVLMVLTNTTSNHEQVVKLFDRFVSASNGEEFRISRFIEYVRENIRFHAHHDIPMLFAFFQQVRQTMLVANFGMPPVILHSEHGEPLILRQHEPKLGNYNAPFTLQVIPTDPLATIFLTNSTYLSQVMGEQKEIVFSRNQVLFRTNKEMLDAEQSISFFHLCLYGKQIDRIIVPPKSITLSLDAVNQAEIDFDNYLNQEKVPSVVSSTIALVFHEIILNAFEHGILAINADEGKKNALIMDGEYENFVHEAARSAIGTISYTLTRYRHNLMRITITDSGGGFCFHSYITRQLTQGVMSLHHRGIRMAIEMSDAIFYTRNGTQADLFFRLEDRCELPTAGLSAKSAIENNTLDLTLLYVEDDDMARKLYARILKRRIGTIYMATNGQEGLEMFHNTNPDIIITDVQMPKMNGLEMARHIREKNRTVPIILTTAFSDRDCFVDAIEIGINRFINKPVETPRLYEIIDYYAHIITTRKELERKITEEEARKQQEFFALQSQHAYMEAQQQTAFSKEQLIIRDDSEQLTTLSSTIFYEPRDILSGDIYGVIKADEDHQLFYIIDCMGKGLGASVTATLSAAFINRLDAVTISGCLDATVKEYFDYIKNYLLDDELVSFTMICVNARERRLRYASFGMYPLLIKDLSTGKIQEYRSNNPPLMVYYPTFKVSAIELPQSFSILIYSDGLCESPEFSSPELQHAFRTHNSLEAIIDTFTNATGMRLADGTFCKELQSDDLSAIYITSRE, from the coding sequence ATGCTGAACCCATCCTATGCGGACTACCATTTTTCTGAAGATTTCTTTATAGAATCATTCAGTAATCAAACTCAGTCGACTGCACTCCTCAAGTCAATCACTCCGGATACCGTATTGATGGTGCTTACGAACACCACCTCAAACCACGAACAAGTCGTTAAACTCTTTGATCGCTTTGTGAGTGCGTCGAATGGCGAAGAGTTTCGCATTAGCCGCTTTATTGAATATGTGCGTGAAAACATCCGGTTTCATGCGCACCACGATATCCCCATGCTCTTTGCTTTTTTCCAACAAGTACGCCAAACAATGCTGGTGGCCAACTTTGGCATGCCGCCCGTCATTCTCCATTCTGAACATGGCGAACCGCTGATACTTCGGCAGCATGAGCCGAAACTTGGTAACTACAATGCTCCTTTTACGCTTCAAGTCATTCCGACCGACCCACTTGCCACCATCTTCCTCACGAATTCAACCTACTTATCACAAGTAATGGGTGAACAAAAAGAAATCGTCTTTAGTCGCAACCAAGTTCTCTTTCGGACGAATAAAGAGATGCTGGATGCAGAACAGTCAATCTCTTTCTTCCATTTGTGCCTGTACGGCAAGCAAATAGACCGGATTATTGTCCCACCGAAAAGCATTACGCTCTCACTTGATGCGGTGAATCAAGCTGAAATTGATTTTGACAACTACCTCAATCAAGAAAAAGTTCCCTCCGTCGTATCATCAACTATCGCGCTGGTATTTCACGAAATCATCCTGAACGCATTTGAACACGGAATCCTTGCTATCAATGCAGATGAAGGGAAAAAGAATGCACTGATTATGGATGGCGAATACGAAAATTTCGTTCATGAAGCCGCACGATCAGCTATTGGCACTATTTCGTATACGCTTACCCGCTATCGTCATAACCTCATGCGCATCACCATCACCGATTCTGGTGGCGGCTTCTGCTTTCATTCATATATTACCCGCCAACTCACTCAAGGGGTAATGAGCCTGCACCATCGCGGCATCCGTATGGCTATCGAGATGAGTGACGCCATCTTCTACACTCGAAATGGCACACAAGCCGATCTCTTCTTCCGCTTAGAAGATCGCTGCGAACTCCCTACCGCAGGGCTTTCCGCTAAGAGCGCCATCGAGAATAACACCCTTGACCTGACTTTGCTCTACGTCGAAGACGACGACATGGCACGCAAACTCTATGCGCGGATTCTCAAACGACGGATTGGCACCATTTATATGGCGACGAACGGCCAAGAAGGGTTGGAAATGTTCCACAACACCAACCCCGACATCATCATCACCGATGTCCAAATGCCAAAGATGAACGGTCTCGAAATGGCACGCCATATTCGTGAAAAAAACCGTACGGTTCCGATTATTCTGACGACCGCTTTTTCCGATCGTGACTGCTTTGTGGATGCGATCGAAATAGGGATCAATCGTTTTATTAACAAGCCAGTGGAAACACCCCGTCTGTACGAAATAATCGATTACTACGCACATATCATCACCACACGCAAAGAACTTGAGCGCAAAATAACGGAAGAAGAAGCACGAAAACAGCAAGAATTTTTTGCTCTCCAAAGCCAGCACGCTTACATGGAAGCGCAACAACAAACCGCTTTTTCGAAAGAGCAACTCATCATCCGCGATGATTCTGAACAACTCACGACGCTGAGCAGTACGATTTTCTATGAGCCTCGCGATATTTTGAGTGGAGATATTTACGGCGTAATCAAAGCAGACGAAGACCACCAATTGTTCTACATTATCGACTGCATGGGAAAAGGGCTGGGCGCCTCGGTAACGGCCACTCTCTCCGCAGCCTTTATTAATCGACTTGACGCCGTTACTATCAGCGGTTGCCTTGACGCAACCGTGAAAGAATACTTTGATTATATTAAAAACTACCTTCTGGACGACGAGCTGGTCTCTTTCACGATGATTTGTGTCAACGCTCGTGAGCGGCGCCTGCGCTATGCTTCTTTCGGAATGTACCCTTTGCTGATCAAAGACCTGAGCACAGGGAAAATTCAAGAATACCGTTCGAACAACCCACCACTCATGGTGTACTACCCGACGTTCAAAGTATCCGCGATAGAGCTACCGCAATCATTCAGCATCCTGATTTACTCTGACGGTTTATGCGAGTCACCCGAATTTAGCTCGCCGGAATTGCAACACGCCTTCCGCACACACAACTCGCTCGAAGCCATCATCGACACCTTTACCAATGCCACGGGCATGCGCCTAGCGGATGGTACGTTTTGCAAAGAGTTGCAATCGGATGACCTCAGTGCCATCTACATTACGTCGCGCGAATAG
- a CDS encoding chemotaxis protein CheV encodes MGQTEDRKGILLESGTNELEIIEFQINKIQPDGSVKVGYYGINVAKVREIIKPPETTDYPNSHPCVTGIFNLRGRLIPLIDLAGWLGITTDNKMEDKRIIVTEFNQMFNGFSVDNVSRIYRISWENVESPSQFLEGGGNDCVVAVVRLEDRLIMLLDFEKIIADINPELSMEKYDVATDIKVSQTSDSTSRRKQHHVVIAEDSTFIRKLLYDTLHSAGYNVLTANNGQEALDIFLSAAKEAKTSGENAMDQLHLLVSDVEMPRMDGMHLVKRLREMDEFDSLPIIMFSSIMSDENRKKALSLGVNDTITKPEISRLVQLVDSYILT; translated from the coding sequence ATGGGTCAGACAGAGGATAGAAAAGGGATACTCCTTGAGAGTGGCACGAATGAACTAGAGATCATCGAGTTTCAAATCAACAAAATTCAGCCCGATGGATCTGTCAAAGTGGGGTATTACGGCATCAACGTTGCGAAGGTTCGCGAAATCATTAAACCGCCGGAAACCACCGACTACCCGAACTCCCATCCATGCGTCACCGGCATATTTAACCTCCGCGGTCGCCTTATCCCTTTGATAGATCTTGCTGGCTGGCTTGGGATCACTACCGACAACAAGATGGAAGATAAAAGAATTATCGTTACTGAATTCAACCAGATGTTTAATGGATTTTCGGTTGATAACGTCAGCCGTATCTATCGCATTTCTTGGGAAAATGTCGAATCTCCTTCCCAGTTTCTTGAAGGTGGCGGGAATGACTGCGTTGTCGCCGTTGTACGCCTTGAAGATCGCCTGATCATGCTACTTGATTTTGAAAAAATTATTGCCGACATCAACCCTGAGCTCAGTATGGAAAAATACGATGTCGCCACCGATATCAAAGTAAGCCAAACCAGCGACTCGACCAGCCGTCGCAAGCAGCACCATGTCGTTATTGCCGAAGATTCAACCTTTATCCGTAAGCTTCTTTATGACACCCTCCACAGCGCTGGCTACAACGTATTGACTGCGAACAATGGTCAGGAAGCGCTCGACATCTTTCTGAGTGCCGCAAAAGAGGCAAAAACTTCTGGCGAAAACGCAATGGATCAACTTCACCTCCTCGTCAGCGACGTGGAAATGCCGCGCATGGACGGCATGCACTTAGTCAAAAGACTCCGCGAAATGGATGAGTTTGACTCGCTGCCAATTATCATGTTCTCTTCAATCATGAGCGATGAAAACCGCAAAAAAGCCCTTTCACTGGGGGTCAACGATACCATCACCAAACCAGAGATCAGTCGGCTTGTACAGCTCGTTGATTCGTATATTTTGACATAG
- the flgF gene encoding flagellar basal-body rod protein FlgF: MVNGIYTAVSGMLIQSKRLDVVSNNLSNINTAAFKKDTVTIDNFRAKSTTREEEDWRKTLFNETINNTHNIPAIDVDYGQGQIIETKNPYDVAIDGDAFFAVHTPWGERYTRSGNLQVDTQGNLTTKEGFIVKSTTGNGLQSRITITDPETLDINQAGEVFVDGAQIAALKLVRFEDERDLRKIGFNQYEKISPEVEEQPATNYRLRQGYLEMSNVNMVREMVDMIEINRSFQAYQKMVTTIDQSMTELFGASKGM, from the coding sequence ATGGTTAACGGTATATACACAGCAGTCAGTGGTATGTTGATACAGTCAAAGCGATTGGATGTGGTGTCCAATAACTTGAGCAACATTAACACTGCGGCCTTTAAGAAAGACACAGTTACTATCGATAATTTTCGTGCGAAATCAACCACGCGCGAAGAGGAAGATTGGCGCAAAACGCTTTTTAACGAAACGATCAATAACACCCATAATATCCCTGCAATTGACGTTGATTACGGGCAGGGGCAGATTATCGAGACGAAGAACCCGTACGATGTTGCCATTGATGGCGACGCCTTTTTTGCGGTGCATACCCCATGGGGCGAGCGCTATACCCGTAGTGGCAATTTACAAGTTGACACGCAGGGCAACCTGACGACGAAAGAAGGTTTTATTGTCAAGTCAACGACCGGTAACGGTTTACAGTCTCGCATCACCATTACAGATCCTGAAACGCTCGATATCAATCAGGCGGGGGAAGTGTTTGTCGATGGGGCGCAGATTGCCGCTCTGAAGCTTGTCCGTTTTGAAGATGAGCGTGATTTGCGAAAAATCGGCTTTAACCAGTATGAAAAAATTTCCCCTGAAGTCGAAGAACAGCCAGCGACGAATTACCGATTGCGTCAGGGATATCTCGAGATGTCCAACGTAAACATGGTACGGGAAATGGTAGATATGATCGAGATCAACCGCTCCTTTCAGGCCTATCAGAAAATGGTAACGACGATAGATCAATCGATGACTGAACTCTTTGGCGCGTCCAAAGGGATGTAA
- the flgG gene encoding flagellar basal-body rod protein FlgG, with product MLRALYTSSTGMMTQQSNIDNIANNLANVNTVGFKKARVDFQDLMYQTIKPAGSSTSAGITRPVGEQLGLGARVAGVTKMHTQGSFMQTGNQLDLTIEGAGYFQIDMPDGTIAYTRNGAFTKNNEGQVVTVDGFTLNPGIVIPDNAEQIFIGQDGTVTAKIAGEVDPADLGQITTARFINPAGLHSIGSNFYKESAASGAPLVGVPGQESLGAIAQGYLEMSNVQLVEEMVNMITGQRAYEINSKAIITGDEMLQTATNLKR from the coding sequence ATGCTTCGCGCACTCTACACAAGTTCTACCGGAATGATGACGCAACAATCGAACATTGATAACATTGCCAACAACCTTGCGAACGTCAATACTGTTGGCTTCAAAAAAGCCCGTGTGGATTTTCAAGATCTTATGTACCAAACCATTAAGCCAGCAGGCTCTTCAACCTCCGCTGGTATTACTCGGCCAGTTGGTGAGCAGCTTGGTTTGGGGGCGCGTGTGGCTGGCGTGACCAAAATGCATACGCAAGGCAGCTTCATGCAAACGGGGAATCAGCTTGACCTTACGATCGAAGGGGCGGGCTATTTTCAAATCGACATGCCTGACGGTACTATCGCGTACACTCGTAACGGGGCTTTTACCAAGAATAACGAGGGGCAAGTGGTAACAGTAGATGGCTTTACGTTGAATCCCGGCATCGTTATTCCAGATAATGCCGAACAGATTTTTATCGGTCAGGATGGAACGGTAACCGCAAAAATTGCGGGTGAAGTTGACCCTGCCGATCTGGGTCAAATAACCACAGCACGCTTTATCAACCCTGCTGGTTTGCACTCTATAGGAAGTAACTTCTACAAAGAATCGGCGGCTTCCGGTGCGCCGCTGGTTGGTGTTCCTGGCCAGGAAAGCCTTGGCGCTATCGCGCAGGGGTATTTGGAAATGAGTAACGTGCAACTGGTCGAAGAAATGGTCAATATGATTACCGGTCAACGGGCGTATGAGATCAATTCGAAAGCGATTATTACCGGTGACGAAATGTTGCAAACCGCCACCAACCTGAAACGGTAA
- the flgA gene encoding flagellar basal body P-ring formation chaperone FlgA, whose amino-acid sequence MKWVLSFGIIFFVAISSWASFPVLQVLDAQQTPTQQVSIPTVPSQKHVGVIKDIIEQYVQQELGLLAGIERMQYRDDSVLRGKRLSVSGYINRSGVSMLDVRDEQGNHLEVRVTVLQRRVVYLPVRSFERGEVVTRDDFVEDVADARFQRQALDIDQMVFDDHVVATRPLSPGNVVRIGDLRRDHIVKRGDVVKVVYRNAGVTIAMSAIAQSNGYRGETITLKNTSTGKTLSARMTGRDHAEFIF is encoded by the coding sequence ATGAAATGGGTTCTCTCTTTTGGAATTATATTTTTTGTGGCGATCTCTTCGTGGGCCAGTTTTCCGGTGTTGCAAGTGCTTGATGCCCAGCAAACACCAACTCAGCAAGTGTCAATCCCTACGGTGCCTTCACAAAAACACGTGGGCGTGATTAAGGATATTATCGAACAGTACGTGCAGCAGGAGCTTGGTTTGCTCGCTGGGATTGAACGGATGCAGTATCGCGACGACAGTGTATTGCGTGGCAAGCGGCTTAGCGTTTCTGGCTACATTAACCGCAGTGGCGTTTCCATGCTCGACGTTCGCGATGAGCAGGGGAATCATTTGGAAGTTCGTGTGACGGTGTTGCAGCGGCGGGTGGTGTATCTGCCTGTCCGGTCGTTTGAGCGTGGCGAAGTCGTGACTCGCGACGACTTTGTCGAAGATGTGGCCGATGCCCGTTTTCAGCGGCAGGCGCTTGATATCGACCAAATGGTTTTTGACGACCACGTGGTGGCTACGCGTCCGCTGAGCCCAGGGAATGTGGTGCGCATTGGCGATCTGCGACGTGACCATATTGTGAAACGTGGCGATGTGGTGAAAGTTGTGTACCGTAATGCTGGCGTTACTATTGCTATGAGCGCGATTGCTCAGTCCAATGGCTATCGTGGCGAAACTATCACCCTGAAAAATACCAGCACAGGGAAAACCCTTTCGGCGCGAATGACTGGGCGTGATCACGCCGAATTTATTTTTTAG